The following proteins are co-located in the Sardina pilchardus chromosome 24, fSarPil1.1, whole genome shotgun sequence genome:
- the edn2 gene encoding endothelin-2: protein MASTLFTAMLFSIILSALLHEGAGLPVSKGEVQSSDPSPPHRVRTKRCSCSNWLDKECIYFCHLDIIWINTPSKTTPYGLGSPLSRRRRSTGRCECNSPNDHTCNSFCHNSSENPAFVIVSQQGLLAETVRNPGNDFVTFLRQVAQANQRAAEQQSVSQRKKGSKVGSPRAR from the exons ATGGCCTCTACTCTCTTCACTGCCATGCTCttctccatcattctctctgCGCTCCTGCACGAAG GAGCTGGACTGCCCGTATCTAAGGGTGAGGTCCAGTCCTCTGACCCGTCACCACCCCATCGGGTCAGAACCAAACGCTGCTCCTGCAGCAACTGGCTGGACAAGGAGTGCATCTACTTCTGCCACCTGGACATCATCTGGATTAACACACCAAG TAAGACGACCCCATATGGCCTGGGCAGCCCCTTATCTCGCCGGCGCCGCTCTACAGGTCGCTGTGAGTGCAACAGCCCCAACGACCACACCTGCAACAGCTTCTGCCACAACAG CTCCGAAAACCCTGCCTTTGTGATCGTCAGCCAACAGGGTCTGCTTGCCGAGACCGTGCGTAACCCAGGCAACGACTTTGTGACCTTTCTCAG GCAGGTGGCTCAGGCCAACCAGAGAGCTGCCGAACAGCAGTCTGTCTCCCAGAGGAAGAAAGGGTCAAAGGTGGGCTCGCCTAGAGCCAGGTaa